A region from the Triticum urartu cultivar G1812 chromosome 1, Tu2.1, whole genome shotgun sequence genome encodes:
- the LOC125532936 gene encoding uncharacterized protein LOC125532936, protein MSGRGKGGKGLGKGGAKRHRKVLRDNIQGITKPAIRRLARRGGVKRISGLIYEETRGVLKIFLENVIRDAVTYTEHARRKTVTAMDVVYALKRQGRTLYGFGGETHRQRGNAQKRFRAGAPRNQNFQAHPRQASRHVTDPRHPYPDRGLGLPNSVVTHRLPPAPFNPPPRFPQIAAPHPQATTAPRPPSALSARTKASSSATMSGRGKGGKGLGKGGAKRHRKVLRDNIQGITKPAIRRLARRGGVKRISGLIYEETRGVLKIFLENVIRDAVTYTEHARRKTVTAMDVVYALKRQGRTLYGFGG, encoded by the exons ATGTCCGGGCGCGGCAAGGGAGGCAAGGGGCTCGGCAAGGGAGGCGCCAAGCGCCACCGGAAGGTGCTGCGCGACAACATCCAgggcatcaccaagccggcgatCCGGCGCCTGGCGAGGAGGGGCGGCGTGAAGCGCATCTCGGGGCTCATCTACGAGGAGACCCGCGGCGTGCTCAAGATCTTCCTCGAGAACGTCATCCGCGACGCCGTCACCTACACGGAGCACGCCCGCCGCAAGACCGTCACCGCCATGGACGTCGTCTACGCCCTCAAGCGCCAGGGCCGCACCCTCTACGGCTTCGGCGGC GAAACGCACAGACAGCGCGGCAACGCGCAGAAAAGGTTTCGAGCTGGCGCCCCACGGAACCAAAATTTTCAGGCGCACCCCCGCCAAGCCTCCCGCCACGTCACGGATCCGCGGCATCCATACCCGGATCGCGGTCTCGGCCTTCCCAATTCCGTGGTCACGCATCGCCTTCCTCCCGCCCCTTTTAACCCCCCTCCCCGCTTCCCCCAAATCGCAGCACCACACCCACAAGCCACCACCGCGCCTCGACCTCCATCCGCTCTCTCAGCTCGAACCAAGGCGAGTTCGTCGGCGACCATGTCCGGGCGCGGCAAGGGAGGCAAGGGGCTGGGCAAGGGCGGCGCCAAGCGGCACAGGAAGGTGCTGCGCGACAACATCCAgggcatcaccaagccggcgatCCGGCGCCTGGCTCGGAGGGGCGGCGTGAAGCGCATCTCGGGGCTCATCTACGAGGAGACCCGCGGCGTGCTCAAGATCTTCCTCGAGAACGTCATCCGCGACGCCGTCACCTACACGGAGCACGCCCGCCGCAAGACCGTCACCGCCATGGACGTCGTCTACGCGCTCAAGCGCCAGGGCCGCACCCTCTACGGCTTCGGCGGATAG
- the LOC125535940 gene encoding probable serine/threonine-protein kinase PBL23, with protein MSCLPCFGKKKDGNAEGGGGEQAGAGPMTPPPAVHAPASYHGPAAAAPVSVAAPASVTPTKPPGESDANPEDALRQAIEVKAFAFRELAAATDHFTPYNLVGEGGFFRVYKGQLEKEGQAVAIKQMDKHGFQGNIEFLTEVSKLSKLHHENLIDIIGYCADGDQRLLVYEHMDGGTLEDHLYDLPPEKKPMDWMTRMKVANGAAQGLEYLHEKADPPVVYGDFKASQVLLDSSFTPKLSDFGLQQLGQSGGGNMPMASPMMGAFGCLAPEYDRGGQVSMKSDVYSFGVVLLQLISGRRTVDTSKPVEEQNVVTWAQPKFKDQKKYHELVDPLIKREYPAKALNQVVAMASMCLQEEDCVRPMMGDVVMTLGFLMMLPPDPPAPEPEPAPAPAPAPEPVPEPAPKKDDESRRSGSSSSSSDDDGGEEEEEEEEEEQS; from the exons ATGAGCTGCTTGCCGTGTTTcgggaagaagaaggatggcaacgCCGAGGGAGGGGGCGGCGAGCAGGCGGGGGCGGGGCCCATGACGCCGCCTCCCGCCGTGCACGCGCCCGCGTCCTACCACGGCCCGGCTGCTGCCGCGCCCGTCTCCGTGGCAGCTCCGGCGAGCGTGACGCCGACCAAGCCGCCCGGCG AGAGCGACGCCAACCCGGAGGACGCGCTGCGGCAGGCCATCGAGGTGAAGGCGTTCGCGTTCCGGGAGCTCGCGGCGGCCACCGATCACTTCACGCCGTACAACCTCGTCGGAGAAGGAGGCTTCTTCAGGGTGTACAAGGGCCAGCTAGAGAAGGAAGGGCAG GCCGTGGCCATCAAGCAGATGGACAAGCATGGCTTCCAAGGCAACATCGAGTTCCTGACCGAGGTCTCCAAGCTCAGCAAGCTTCACCACGAGAACCTCATCGACATCATCGGCTACTGCGCCGACGGCGACCAGCGGCTCCTCGTCTACGAGCACATGGACGGCGGCACCTTGGAAGACCACCTCTACG ACTTGCCGCCGGAGAAGAAGCCTATGGACTGGATGACAAGGATGAAGGTGGCCAACGGCGCCGCTCAGGGGCTCGAGTACCTGCACGAGAAAGCGGACCCGCCGGTGGTGTATGGCGACTTCAAGGCCTCCCAAGTCCTGCTCGACTCCAGCTTCACGCCCAAGCTCTCCGACTTCGGCCTCCAGCAGCTCGGCCAGTCCGGCGGTGGCAACATGCCGATGGCGTCGCCGATGATGGGTGCCTTCGGGTGCCTCGCGCCGGAGTACGACCGCGGCGGCCAGGTCAGCATGAAGTCCGACGTGTACAGCTTCGGGGTGGTGCTGCTGCAGCTCATCTCCGGCAGGCGGACCGTCGACACCAGCAAGCCCGTCGAGGAGCAGAACGTCGTCACCTGG GCACAACCGAAGTTCAAAGACCAGAAGAAATATCATGAGCTGGTGGACCCGCTTATCAAGAGGGAGTACCCGGCCAAAGCGTTGAACCAAGTGGTGGCCATGGCTTCCATGTGCTTGCAAGAAGAGGACTGCGTGCGGCCAATGATGGGCGACGTCGTCATGACGCTAGGCTTCCTCATGATGCTGCCGCCGGATCCGCCAGCCCCAGAGCCAGAGCcagcccccgcccccgcccccgcccccgagccagtccccgagccggcacCCAAAAAGGACGACGAATCGCGTCGCTCTGGAAGCTCGTCGTCCTCTTCGGATGACGACGGcggcgaggaggaagaagaggaggaagaagaagagcaaagtTAA